The Haloplanus sp. CK5-1 genome segment CAAATCAGTTGCAATCTCACCCTACAGCTCCAGAGTGGGTACAAAACTGGGATGGACCGTACTACGTCCGGACAGAATTGGTTGACGACGAGTAAGACTCTACAGGCGAACCGGGCAAGTGCCGTAGTAGGTCAAAGAGAATCGTCACCCCAGCACGAGAATGTCTCATCTCCGCCAGTTAGTTGACGTGGACGCGTACGACGTGGCCACCACATCCGCACTGCTCGATGTACTCCCACTGGATATCTTCGTCTCCGAATCGTTCGTCGAGCGCATCGTAAAGGAATTTCTCGGGATGGCCGTGTGCTTTGTGCGTGACGAGATTCACATGGTGACCGCTGGTCGTTTGTTCGACCGCTTCGATCCCGTGCTGGGTGAGTAGCGTGAGGTCGTCTTCGTACTGTGGCTTTTCCAGATTTGCGGACCAGGAGTTGTCGTGGGTTCGGTCAGTGACTGATTCGGCTTCTTCGTGTGCGTGCTCGTGGTCGTCGCCGTGATCGTGGGAATGACTTGCCATCCTCTAGCATCGATCTGCCAGTCGTATAAGGGGTTTGGTGGTGTCTCCGCTCCAGTTCTGTGAGAGGTAGTCGTCTGGGGGTATTTCGGCTCGGAGCACGAACTGGACGTATGGATGATGATACAACTGGTGGGAATCAAGTGGATGCGACAAATAGCGCGTTCTCCGATCTCTATGGGCAGATCAAATCGTTACCGGTCACTGTCGAAGCTGTTTCGATCGAGGGGAAGCATATCGAGACGGAAGGGCAGACCTTCGAGCGGACCATCATTCGCGTTCGGGGAGATGACGAAACCGGATTCGGGGAGGATGTCACTCGACCCATAGAGGCACACGAGCGACTCCGTGAGGAGGGACTATCCCTTCCGACTGGTGAGTGGACTATCGGAACATTCTCGGATGCCCTCGATACCGATCCGGTTCGCTTGGAGCAGAGGGTGCCCAGAGAGACACCTGAGCATTTGCGCTGGGCAATCGAGAGCGCAGTCCTGGATCTAGCACTCAAACAAGCAGGACGAACCTTGGCCGCGGTGCTGGACCGAGTGTACGAGCCGATGGCATTTGTCGTTAGTCCACGGCTTGGTGACCCTCCACGTACGCGTCCCGTGAACCGCTTTCTCGAAGCGAACCCAGATACAGAGTTTAAAAT includes the following:
- a CDS encoding CGCGG family rSAM-modified RiPP protein — encoded protein: MASHSHDHGDDHEHAHEEAESVTDRTHDNSWSANLEKPQYEDDLTLLTQHGIEAVEQTTSGHHVNLVTHKAHGHPEKFLYDALDERFGDEDIQWEYIEQCGCGGHVVRVHVN